In a genomic window of Leucoraja erinacea ecotype New England chromosome 8, Leri_hhj_1, whole genome shotgun sequence:
- the LOC129699389 gene encoding uncharacterized protein LOC129699389 → MGTQVQWVHINMEGVHGRLAVLNQVTRFRSIRRSRFKLRGLVEASDWSNGLEEAADWHVSRVRLIVSRIRGRMRARAVYCSGCQMWEVMESECPPAVHICARCVEMGLLRDRVRNLEQQLDDLCLLRESEEVIERSYREVVTPRSRETENWVTVRKGNRQRQGLVSTPVAVHLENKYSCLSKGGGDSLPGGSDSGRASGTKTGPVAQKGKEKKRRAIVIGDSIVRGSDRRFCGRRQETRMVVCLPGARVRDVSERVQEILKWEGEEPEVVVHIGTNDIGKKREEGMKEEFRELGRELRRMTGKVTISGLLPVPRDSESRNGARWRINEWMRDWCSGYGFKFLDHWDLFWGRCDLYRKDGLHLNSRGTNILSGRFAKATGETLN, encoded by the coding sequence ATGGGAACCCAAGTGCAGTGGGTGCACATTAATATGGAGGGGGTACATGGAAGGCTAGCTGTGCTTAACCAAGTCACCAGGTTCAGGTCCATTCGCAGATCACGCTTCAAAttaagggggctggtggaagcctctgattggtcgaacggactagaggaagcagctgattggcatgtatcccgggtaaggcttattgtatccaggataagggggagaatgagggccagggcagtttactgttctggatgtcagatgtgggaggtcatggagtctgagtgccctccagccgtccacatctgcgccaggtgcgtcgagatggggctcctaagggaccgtgttaggaacctggaacagcaactcgatgacctctgtctgctcagggagagcgaggaggtcatagaaaggagttacagggaggtggtcactccaagatcacgggagacagaaaactgggtcacagttaggaagggcaacaggcagaggcagggactggtgagtaccccggtggctgtacaccttgaaaataagtactcatgtttgagtaagggtgggggagacagcctacctgggggcagcgacagcggccgggcctctggcacaaagaccggtcctgttgctcagaagggtaaggaaaagaagaggagggcaattgtaataggggactctatagtcagggggtcggataggcgattctgtggacgcagacaggagacccggatggtagtttgcctccctggtgccagggtcagggatgtgtctgaacgtgtccaagaaatcctgaaatgggagggagaggagcctgaggttgtggtacatataggtaccaacgacataggtaaaaaaagagaagagggcatgaaagaagaatttagggagttaggtagagagttaaggagaatgactggaaaggtaacaatctcaggattactgcctgtgccacgcgacagtgagagtaggaatggagcgaggtggaggataaatgagtggatgagggactggtgcagcgggtatggattcaagtttctggatcattgggacctcttttggggaaggtgcgacctgtacagaaaggacgggttgcacttgaactcgagggggaccaatatcctgtcggggagatttgcaaaggctactggggagactttaaactag